The Comamonas sp. 26 DNA window AAAGGAAGATTGGATGAAAGTTCACATGCCGCGTATCCGCCCCCAGCTGGCCGCCCTACTACTAACCGCCTCTGGCATTGCCGCCACCACCAGCGCCTGGGCCTGCACAAGGCTGGTCTTTCTCGGCGCAGAGGGCCAGGTGATGACGGCACGCTCCATGGACTGGAAAAGCGACATCGTCAGCAATCTCTGGGTGCTGCCGCGCGGCATGGAGCGCAGCGGACAGACGGGGCCCAACACGCTGCGCTGGAAGTCCAAGTACGGCAGCGTCATCACTTCGGGCTATGACATCTCGACCACTGACGGTGTCAATGAGGCCGGTCTGAACGCCAATCTGCTGTGGCTGGTGGAATCGCAATACCCAAAATTTGACGACAAGAGCAAGCCTGGGCTGACGATTGCGGCCTGGGCGCAATATGTGCTGGACAACTTCGCCAGCGTGAAGGAGGCCGTGGCCGCACTGGAGAAGGAGCCTTTCACCATCGTCTCTGACAATGTGCCCGGCGAAAATCGCCTGACCACGCTGCATCTGTCCATATCGGATGCCAGCGGCGACAGTGCCATCGTCGAGTACATAGCCGGTAAACAGGTCATTCACCATGGCCGCGAGTACCAGGTGATGACCAATTCGCCCACTTTCGATCAGCAGCTGGCGCTCAACAGTTACTGGCAGCAGATCGGCGGCACGACCATGCTGCCCGGCACCAACCGTGCTGCCGACCGCTTTGCGCGGGCCTCGTTCTATGTGAATGCCATTCCCAAAGAGCCGAACCCCGACAAGGCGCTGGCCAGCGTGTTCAGCGTGATCCGCAATGTCTCGGTGCCCTACGGTATCAGCACGCCGGGCCAGCCCAATATCTCGTCAACCCGCTGGCGTACCGTGTTTGACCACCAGCGCCAGCTGTATTTTTTCGAATCGGCGCTGACGCCCAATACCTTCTGGGTAGACCTCAAGGCCCTGGACTTCAGCCCGCAAACCGGCAAGGTCATGAAGCTGGACCTAGGCACGGACCAGAGCCATACCTATTCGGGCAATGCCACGAAGCAGTTCAAGCCCTCAGCGCCTTTTCAGTTTCTTGGCATCTGAGATCTGAACGATCTTCAATAAAAATAGCGGCCAGCGCTTGATACATCAGCGCTGGCCGCTATGGTTTTCAATGAGTAGCGCTAAACAGCCTTGGCTCCCACTCGCTCGCGCAGCGAGGCCATTAGCTCGGTCGGCAAAAACTTGAAGGCCAGTTGCAGCAGCAAGAAGCCGATCATGCCGTCGTCCAGCCAGCCCAGAATGGGAATGGTGTCAGGCACAAAATCGATGGGGCTGATAACGTACAGCGCCGCCAGCAAGGTAACGAGCTTGGCCGCCTTGGGCGAGCGCGGATCGCGCAGCACGGCCCAGGCGAGCCGTAGCTCTTTGCGAAAGATTGTCAGCAGACGACCCAGTCTCCACATGGCAGTCACTCCTTCAAAAGTGAAAAACACCAAGCCTTAACGTGCGGCCAGCGCTGGGGGTGACAAGAGCGCCCCTTTATTTTGCGGTCGCAGAATGTATCTGTGCTTTTAAGCCAAATAGGGCTGTAGCGCTTTATAGACAATCGACTACAGCTCTTTATTCAGTAGCAAATCTGAGGTTTTGGCCGACGATGGGGTTCAGCGGGGTCGCACCGTGAACTGGTCAAAGTGAAGACGTTTTTGGCATGGCTGAGGGCCGAAGCAGGGATGATCCATGTCTGAATCGAATGTTCAGAAGCGTTCCCTGGAAGTAGCCAAGCGCCGCCCTTGAAAAGAATTGCGGAACAAAGAATTGCGGAATAACGAAGGCGCTTATCGGCTTTCTTTCATTCGAAGGGACAAGAGCCAACTCTTCAGCATGGCCGCCGCAGGGCGCAAATCTGCTCCTTTGGCGTGAATCACGTAGTAGCCTTTGCCGACGCTCAGTGGCAGCTTGAGCGGCTCACAAAGCGTTCCGTCGCGAATCTCAGTTTCAGTCAATATGGCACTGCTTAACACGACCCCTTGACCATGTCGCGCAGTCTCGATGGCCAATATAGACTGATCGAAGTGCTGCTGACCAGGTATGGCCGCGATCTGTTTATCAGTGAGTTGACTGAACTGGTGAAACCATGCCTGCCAGTGCGGCTGCAATGTGGTGTGCAACAGGGTTGCCCGAACCAAGTCTTCTGGAGTTTTAAGGCGCAGCTTGCGGGCGTATTCGGGAGAGCAGTACAAACGGGCCTCATCGCTGTACAGCAGCGCCACATCCAAACTGGGGTCGTGTCCGTCAAAGTAGCGAATTGCAAGATCAACCCGGTCCCGATCAAAGTCAATCAAAGCAGTATCTGCGCTGAGGTGCAGCGATGTTCCGGGGCACTGAGCTAGAAACCCCTCCATACGAGGCGCGAACCACTTGGCGGCCAAGGTTGGCGGCATGGACAACCAGACTTCATTGACGTGGCTTAGCCGAAGCTGATCGCTCGCCTGCTGGATACGGGCTAGCGCGGGTTTGATGCTGGCCCAATACTTAAGAGCTTCGGCAGTCGGGCGCAACTGTCGAACCGTTCGGATAAAAAGGGGTACCCCAACCCAATCCTCAAGCTTCTGAATCTGTTGCCCGACAGCGCCGGGAGTCACATGCAGCTCACTTGCAGCGAGGGTGAGGCTGTGATGCTTCATCACAGCATCAAAAACAATCAGTGCTTTGATCGGTAAAACGGACTTCATGAGATAGATTTTCTGCTTTGTATGAAAGCTTAAATCAGTTGTGGAAGGCTGTGGCACTCAGGAGAATCGAACATTGACCATAGCGGCGTTTCGTTCGAAACAAGCTTCTCCTTCCTAGCGATTCCATACATGACAAATCGGAAATTTTGGACTCTCGTATTGGTGGCCTCAGCAATCCTGATGGTCACCATGGGGGCGAGACAATCCATGGGGCTTTTTCTATCTCCTCTGAATACCCATACTGGTCTTGGCATCGCCAACATCAGTTTCGCCATGGCTGTTGCACAGCTGGTATGGGGTGCAGTGCAACCCATTTTCGGCGCGGTTGCGGATCGCTGGGGCCCCGGCCGGGTGATAGTCCTGGGTGCATTGATGTTGGCGGCAGGCTCTGCATTGACGACGCAGGTCACCAGCCAGTGGGGCCTGATTTTCGCCGTGGGACTGCTGAGTGCTGCAGGTGCTGGAGCCGGAAGTTTTTCTATTCTGATTGGTGCCACAGCGCAGCGCATTCCAGCAGAGCGACGCTCCTTTGCTGGAGGCGTCATCAATGCGGGAGGGAGCATGGGACAGTTCATTTTCGCGCCCTTGAATCAGGCCGTCATGTCGGCCTTTGGATGGATGAGTGCCATGTGGATGATGGCGGTCGTGGCGCTCACCACGGCGCCGATGGCTTGGTGGTTGCGCAAGACACCCACGCAGGCAGCGGCAGGCTCTGCTGTCCCTGACACGATTACTCTTCGCCAACAGCTCTCTATCGCGTTTCGCGACAAAAGCTACTGGTGTCTGCACGCCGGGTTCTTCACTTGCGGTTTTCATATCGCATTCCTGGTGACCCACATGCCCGGAGTGGTCGATCTGTGTGGTTTGAGCCCGAGCGTGGCGTCCACATCGCTGGCAATCATTGG harbors:
- a CDS encoding MFS transporter, coding for MTNRKFWTLVLVASAILMVTMGARQSMGLFLSPLNTHTGLGIANISFAMAVAQLVWGAVQPIFGAVADRWGPGRVIVLGALMLAAGSALTTQVTSQWGLIFAVGLLSAAGAGAGSFSILIGATAQRIPAERRSFAGGVINAGGSMGQFIFAPLNQAVMSAFGWMSAMWMMAVVALTTAPMAWWLRKTPTQAAAGSAVPDTITLRQQLSIAFRDKSYWCLHAGFFTCGFHIAFLVTHMPGVVDLCGLSPSVASTSLAIIGLSNVFGSLMAGALGSRVRMKMILFWMYASRAVAVVLYMAAPKEPWTFYIFAAVLGVTWLATVPPTAGLTGKLFGARYLGTLFGLTLLSHQLGGFLGAWLGGVAVVQTGNYEWMWWADAALALAAAFVNLPIKEAKPSARAVPA
- a CDS encoding LysR substrate-binding domain-containing protein; the protein is MKSVLPIKALIVFDAVMKHHSLTLAASELHVTPGAVGQQIQKLEDWVGVPLFIRTVRQLRPTAEALKYWASIKPALARIQQASDQLRLSHVNEVWLSMPPTLAAKWFAPRMEGFLAQCPGTSLHLSADTALIDFDRDRVDLAIRYFDGHDPSLDVALLYSDEARLYCSPEYARKLRLKTPEDLVRATLLHTTLQPHWQAWFHQFSQLTDKQIAAIPGQQHFDQSILAIETARHGQGVVLSSAILTETEIRDGTLCEPLKLPLSVGKGYYVIHAKGADLRPAAAMLKSWLLSLRMKESR
- a CDS encoding linear amide C-N hydrolase, translating into MKVHMPRIRPQLAALLLTASGIAATTSAWACTRLVFLGAEGQVMTARSMDWKSDIVSNLWVLPRGMERSGQTGPNTLRWKSKYGSVITSGYDISTTDGVNEAGLNANLLWLVESQYPKFDDKSKPGLTIAAWAQYVLDNFASVKEAVAALEKEPFTIVSDNVPGENRLTTLHLSISDASGDSAIVEYIAGKQVIHHGREYQVMTNSPTFDQQLALNSYWQQIGGTTMLPGTNRAADRFARASFYVNAIPKEPNPDKALASVFSVIRNVSVPYGISTPGQPNISSTRWRTVFDHQRQLYFFESALTPNTFWVDLKALDFSPQTGKVMKLDLGTDQSHTYSGNATKQFKPSAPFQFLGI
- a CDS encoding YkvA family protein — protein: MWRLGRLLTIFRKELRLAWAVLRDPRSPKAAKLVTLLAALYVISPIDFVPDTIPILGWLDDGMIGFLLLQLAFKFLPTELMASLRERVGAKAV